From one Eleginops maclovinus isolate JMC-PN-2008 ecotype Puerto Natales chromosome 7, JC_Emac_rtc_rv5, whole genome shotgun sequence genomic stretch:
- the glb1l gene encoding beta-galactosidase-1-like protein yields the protein MAAGVLLFVAVNLACLSVNGNLVSGDNSFSIDYKNNCFLKDGKPFQYISGSIHYSRIPRYYWKDRLLKMYMTGLNAIQVYVPWNFHEVVQGAQNFTGDRDLEHFLDLANQTGLLVILRPGPYICAEWEMGGLPAWLLQKPNIMLRTADADYVQAVSNWLSVLLPKMRPWLYINGGNIITVQVENEYGSYFACDYNYMRHLRALFRFFLGEDTVLFTTDGNTDKEMQCGTLEGLYATVDFGTDTDITKAFNRQRRFEPQGPLVNSEFYTGWLDHWGDKHVVVDAQKVSRMLAEMLTIGANVNMYMFEGGSNFGYWNGADHDTRFRSVVTSYDYDAPLSEAGDPTEKLLAIRDVIKQFRDIPSGPMPPATPKFAYGFVTLKKVSNISDLLNTLSPPGPVKSQHPLTFEEMKQYYGYMLYRTTLPRDLSEPTPLISPLNGVHDRAYVSVNGVFQGLLERDTVLVMNITGQQGDTLDILIENMGRVNFGSKINDYKGLVSNLFLGKDMLTDWQIYPLDIDGAIAGGWPHSDSEKSLPAPQKDPSVGPVIYMGTLQPNGLSWDTFLKLNEWTKGQVWINGMNLGRYWPARGPQQTLYVPGPLLSTTQPNNITVLELERAPAHLRVLFMDRPQLNVIAEKP from the exons ATGGCCGCTGGTGTGCTACTCTTCGTTGCAGTAAACCTGGCCTGTTTATCTGTCAATGGAAACTTG GTGTCTGGAGACAACTCATTCTCCATAGACTACAAGAACAACTGTTTCCTGAAAGATGGAAAGCCTTTTCAGTACATCTCAGGCAGTATTCACTACTCCAGGATCCCAAGGTACTACTGGAAGGACCGACTCCTAAAGATGTACATGACTGGACTCAATGCTATCCAAGT ATACGTACCCTGGAACTTCCATGAAGTGGTGCAGGGGGCCCAGAACTTCACAGGGGACCGAGATCTGGAGCATTTTTTGGATCTGGCTAATCAGACAGGTCTTTTGGTCATCCTGCGTCCAGGACCGTACATCTGTGCAGAGTGGGAAATG ggTGGATTGCCAGCGTGGTTACTTCAGAAACCCAACATCATGCTCCGCACAGCTGACGCAG ATTATGTCCAGGCAGTCAGCAACTGGCTTTCTGTTCTTCTGCCCAAAATGAGGCCTTGGCTGTATATCAATGGGGGAAACATCATCACTGTCCAG GTGGAGAATGAATACGGGAGTTACTTTGCTTGTGACTACAACTACATGCGCCACCTGCGGGCTCTGTTTCGCTTCTTCCTGGGTGAAGACACAGTCTTGTTCACCACTGATGGAAACACGGATAAGGAAATGCAATGCGGGACTCTGGAGGGATTATATGCCACAGTGGACTTTGGAACAG ACACCGACATAACCAAAGCCTTTAACAGGCAAAGGAGGTTTGAACCTCAAGGACCCCTG GTGAACTCAGAGTTCTACACTGGCTGGTTGGACCACTGGGGAGATAAGCATGTTGTGGTTGATGCTCAGAAGGTCAGCAGAATGCTAGCAGAAATGCTAACCATAGGGGCCAACGTCAACAT gTACATGTTTGAAGGAGGCAGTAACTTTGGCTACTGGAATG GTGCCGATCATGACACGAGGTTCCGCTCAGTAGTGACTAGTTATGATTACGACGCCCCACTGTCGGAGGCAGGAGACCCCACAGAGAAGCTGTTGGCCATCCGAGACGTCATTAAACAG TTTCGAGATATCCCCTCTGGCCCCATGCCACCAGCAACTCCCAAGTTTGCCTATGGCTTTGTGACCCTGAAAAAG GTTAGCAACATTAGCGATCTGTTGAACACCCTCTCACCTCCCGGACCGGTGAAATCGCAGCATCCTCTGACGTTTGAAGAGATGAAGCAG TACTATGGATATATGCTCTATCGGACCACGCTCCCCCGGGACCTCTCCGAGCCCACGCCACTTATCTCTCCACTGAATGGGGTTCATGACCGTGCATATGTGTCTGTCAATGGG GTTTTCCAGGGTCTGTTGGAAAGAGACACTGTGTTGGTGATGAACATCACCGGACAGCAGGGGGACACTTTGGACATCCTCATAGAGAACATGGGAAGGGTGAACTTTGGTAGCAAGATCAATGACTACAAG GGCCTAGTGAGCAACCTGTTCCTGGGGAAAGATATGCTGACTGACTGGCAGATCTACCCTTTGGACATTGATGGAGCCATTGCGGGTGGATGGCCTCATTCAGACAGTGAAAAGTCCCTCCCTGCCCCTCAGAAAGACCCTTCAGTTGGACCAGTTATCTACATGGGGACTCTGCAGCCCAACGGCCTTTCCTGGGACACCTTTCTCAAGCTCAATGAATGGACAAAG GGTCAGGTTTGGATTAATGGTATGAATCTGGGACGATACTGGCCAGCAAGGGGCCCCCAACAGACTCTTTATGTGCCTGGACCCCTGCTCAGCACCACCCAGCCCAACAACATCACAGTGCTGGAACTGGAGCGGGCCCCAGCACACTTACGGGTTCTCTTCATGGACCGGCCTCAGCTCAATGTCATTGCTGAAAAGCCTTAA